A part of Thermococcus sp. SY098 genomic DNA contains:
- a CDS encoding isopentenyl phosphate kinase — MIIIKLGGSVISDKEMEYSFHKHIVEQIAEEIAQFYPEENFILVHGGGSFGHPNAKEYKITEGLVGDVDRKRIGFSKTHQAMLRLNDLIVQTFLGKGLPAYSVSSSSIFLIENKEIVYAELEILRKLLELKFIPILFGDTAIALDKGIGILSGDQIVSYLAKMLKPNKVIFLMDVDGIYNKNPRERDAKLIEELNAEEIRHLLESSESAGIDVTGGIGNKLREALKIAEHSEVYFINGKVRDNLSKAIKGQRVGTRLRF; from the coding sequence ATGATAATCATCAAACTTGGTGGAAGTGTAATAAGTGACAAAGAGATGGAATACTCGTTTCACAAGCACATAGTGGAGCAGATAGCTGAAGAAATTGCTCAGTTTTATCCAGAGGAGAACTTCATATTGGTTCACGGTGGCGGGAGCTTTGGGCATCCAAATGCAAAGGAATACAAAATCACTGAAGGGCTTGTTGGAGATGTTGATAGAAAGAGAATTGGTTTTTCAAAAACGCATCAGGCAATGCTCAGGCTTAATGACTTAATAGTTCAAACTTTCTTAGGGAAAGGCTTGCCTGCTTATTCTGTATCTTCCTCATCGATCTTTCTGATTGAAAATAAAGAGATAGTTTATGCTGAGCTTGAGATTTTGAGAAAGCTTCTCGAGCTTAAGTTTATCCCCATTCTGTTTGGGGACACGGCAATAGCTCTCGATAAGGGCATAGGCATTCTTTCGGGAGATCAGATAGTAAGCTATTTAGCAAAGATGCTTAAGCCGAACAAAGTCATCTTTTTGATGGACGTTGATGGAATTTACAACAAGAATCCAAGGGAAAGAGATGCAAAGCTGATTGAAGAGCTCAATGCTGAAGAAATCAGACATTTGCTGGAAAGTTCAGAATCAGCTGGAATTGATGTAACTGGAGGAATTGGAAACAAGCTGAGAGAGGCTTTAAAGATAGCAGAGCACAGTGAAGTTTATTTCATAAACGGGAAGGTTAGGGATAATCTCAGCAAGGCCATCAAAGGTCAAAGAGTTGGCACAAGGCTTAGATTTTAA
- the fni gene encoding type 2 isopentenyl-diphosphate Delta-isomerase encodes MDKEELTIIRKFEHIEHCLKRQVEAHVTNQFENIHFVHTSLPEIDKDEIDLSVEFLGRTFDYPIMIAGMTGGTKGSQLAGKINKTLAKAAQELNIPMGVGSQRAMIRKPETWESYYVRDVAPDIFLIGNLGAPQFAETMPDPYGIEEALKAVETIQADALAIHMNPLQESVQPEGDTQYRGVLKALAELKSEFPYPIIAKETGAGVSMEVAIKLESIGIDGVDVGGLGGTSWSGVEYYRAKDERSRNLALKFWDWGIPTAVSVAEVRYATDLPIISTGGIRDGIMIAKALALGANLAGVALPLLKPAVKGDVEGVIRILQRYIDELRNAMFLVGARNVKELRKVPLVITGFAKEWLEQRIDLAEFLRVRRRKA; translated from the coding sequence ATGGACAAGGAGGAGCTCACGATAATTAGGAAGTTTGAGCATATTGAGCACTGCCTAAAACGGCAAGTTGAGGCTCATGTAACCAATCAATTTGAAAATATTCACTTTGTCCACACTTCTCTCCCGGAAATTGATAAAGATGAGATTGACTTGAGTGTTGAGTTTCTTGGAAGGACATTTGACTATCCGATAATGATTGCTGGAATGACAGGTGGAACAAAGGGCTCTCAGCTCGCTGGAAAGATAAACAAAACCTTAGCCAAGGCTGCTCAAGAGTTAAATATTCCGATGGGGGTTGGAAGTCAGAGGGCGATGATTAGGAAGCCAGAGACATGGGAGAGCTACTACGTTAGGGATGTTGCACCCGATATCTTTCTTATCGGAAACTTAGGCGCTCCTCAATTCGCTGAGACCATGCCAGATCCCTATGGTATTGAAGAAGCGCTAAAGGCTGTCGAGACGATTCAAGCCGATGCTTTAGCTATCCACATGAATCCTCTCCAAGAGAGTGTCCAGCCTGAGGGAGATACTCAATACAGGGGGGTTCTCAAAGCGTTGGCTGAACTTAAGAGTGAGTTCCCATATCCAATAATAGCCAAGGAAACGGGTGCTGGGGTTTCAATGGAGGTTGCGATAAAGCTTGAGAGCATTGGTATTGATGGGGTTGACGTTGGTGGTCTTGGAGGCACGAGCTGGAGCGGTGTTGAGTATTACAGAGCAAAGGACGAGAGGAGCAGAAATCTGGCTCTGAAATTCTGGGACTGGGGGATTCCCACAGCAGTTAGTGTCGCCGAGGTTAGGTATGCAACCGACTTACCTATAATATCAACTGGCGGAATTAGAGATGGTATAATGATTGCAAAAGCCTTAGCCCTTGGAGCAAACTTGGCTGGAGTTGCATTGCCTCTGCTGAAACCTGCAGTTAAGGGCGATGTTGAAGGGGTCATTAGGATTCTTCAGAGGTACATTGATGAGCTCAGAAATGCCATGTTTCTTGTTGGAGCGAGAAATGTGAAAGAGCTTAGAAAAGTCCCGCTGGTAATTACAGGCTTTGCAAAGGAGTGGTTGGAGCAGAGAATCGATTTGGCTGAGTTTCTCAGAGTAAGGCGGAGAAAAGCTTAG
- a CDS encoding RNase J family beta-CASP ribonuclease produces the protein MINIYTLGGYEEVGKNMTAVEYNGEVVIIDMGIRLDRVLIHEDVEFQKMPSKELRKIGAIPDDTPIRNKKVVAIAFSHGHLDHIGAIAKLAPHYPDVPIYGTPYTIKLAKSEVKSEQYFEVKNPMYETQYGEIVQVSENLAIEFVQITHSIPHSSIVVVHTPEGAVVYACDYKFDNNSPLGEKPDYKRLKEIGKEGVKVLIAESTRVAEETKTPSEAVAKMLLEDFFYYDGMDEKGLIVTTFASHIARLQELIEIANNMGRQAILVGRSLAKYTGIAKQLGLIKMKGSRVLRSPNAVQKVLREVSQVRENYLLIVTGHQGEPGAVLTRMANGELYNIGKDDTVVFSAGVIPNPLNIAQRYALETKLKMKGVRMVKDLHVSGHASREDHRYLIKMLNPENIVPAHGEFRMLTHYAELAEEEGYLIGRDVFVSRNGYKVEISR, from the coding sequence ATGATAAATATCTACACTTTAGGCGGTTATGAGGAAGTAGGTAAGAACATGACGGCTGTTGAATACAACGGGGAAGTTGTGATAATAGACATGGGCATTCGCTTGGATAGGGTTCTCATTCATGAAGATGTTGAATTTCAGAAAATGCCTTCAAAGGAGCTGAGAAAAATAGGTGCAATTCCCGATGATACTCCAATTAGAAATAAGAAAGTCGTTGCAATTGCCTTTTCTCATGGTCATCTCGACCATATTGGTGCGATAGCGAAGTTAGCCCCTCACTATCCAGATGTTCCCATTTATGGAACTCCGTACACCATAAAGCTTGCAAAGAGCGAAGTCAAGAGCGAACAGTATTTTGAAGTTAAAAACCCAATGTATGAGACTCAATATGGTGAGATTGTTCAAGTTAGTGAAAATTTGGCAATTGAATTTGTTCAAATCACTCATTCGATCCCTCATTCTTCAATAGTTGTTGTCCACACCCCAGAAGGTGCTGTAGTTTATGCATGTGACTATAAATTTGACAACAACAGTCCTCTTGGGGAAAAACCGGACTACAAGAGGCTTAAAGAAATTGGCAAAGAGGGAGTTAAGGTTTTAATAGCAGAATCCACAAGGGTTGCTGAAGAAACAAAGACGCCAAGTGAAGCGGTTGCAAAAATGCTCCTTGAAGACTTTTTCTACTATGACGGAATGGATGAAAAAGGGTTGATAGTGACAACTTTTGCATCTCATATAGCCCGCCTTCAGGAGCTTATAGAGATAGCCAATAATATGGGACGGCAGGCAATTTTGGTTGGTCGTTCTTTGGCAAAGTACACCGGCATAGCTAAACAATTGGGGTTAATAAAAATGAAAGGGTCAAGAGTTCTCAGGAGTCCAAATGCAGTTCAAAAAGTTCTCAGAGAAGTTTCTCAGGTGAGGGAAAACTATCTCCTAATCGTAACTGGACATCAAGGGGAACCAGGAGCGGTTTTAACGAGAATGGCAAATGGGGAGCTTTACAATATAGGAAAGGATGATACCGTTGTTTTCTCCGCGGGGGTTATTCCAAACCCTCTAAACATAGCTCAGAGGTATGCACTGGAAACTAAATTGAAGATGAAAGGTGTCAGAATGGTAAAAGATCTCCATGTCTCTGGTCATGCTTCAAGAGAAGACCACCGTTATCTGATTAAGATGCTCAACCCTGAAAACATCGTTCCGGCTCATGGAGAGTTTAGAATGCTCACTCATTACGCTGAACTTGCAGAAGAGGAAGGGTATCTAATTGGTAGAGATGTGTTTGTCTCAAGAAATGGATATAAGGTTGAAATTTCGAGGTGA
- a CDS encoding polyprenyl synthetase family protein yields MSKFDALFRSIKEKAKVVDDVIFELLPEKEPEELYEATRHYPLAGGKRVRPFVVLTAAEAVGGDWRKALYPAAAIEILHTYTLIHDDIMDMDETRRGRATVHKVWGINMAILAGDLMYSVVFDAATKAPVRAEKIVEIVRAIARAGIEICEGQALDLEFETRDTVTIEEYLKMIDGKTAALFDASAKIGGIIGTDNQEYIQALSKYGRNVGMAFQIWDDVLDLIADEKKLGKPVGSDIRKGKKTLIVAHFFQHASEEDKAEFLKVFGKYAGDVKGRGIIEEDIREEVRKAIELLKKYGSIEYASRFAKNLVKEAKEALKVLPESEARKNLELLADFIVEREY; encoded by the coding sequence ATGAGCAAGTTTGACGCACTCTTCCGGTCAATAAAAGAAAAGGCAAAAGTCGTTGATGATGTCATCTTTGAGCTTTTACCTGAAAAAGAGCCAGAAGAATTATATGAGGCAACCAGACACTACCCATTAGCTGGAGGGAAAAGAGTTAGACCTTTCGTCGTTCTAACTGCTGCAGAAGCTGTTGGGGGAGACTGGAGGAAAGCCCTCTATCCAGCTGCTGCTATAGAAATTCTCCACACTTATACGTTAATTCACGACGATATCATGGATATGGATGAGACAAGGAGGGGAAGAGCAACAGTTCACAAAGTATGGGGCATCAACATGGCGATTCTTGCTGGAGATTTAATGTATTCTGTTGTCTTTGATGCGGCAACAAAAGCTCCAGTCAGAGCAGAAAAGATTGTTGAAATTGTCAGGGCGATAGCAAGAGCGGGCATTGAGATATGTGAGGGGCAAGCTCTTGACCTCGAATTCGAGACAAGGGATACAGTCACAATTGAAGAGTATCTGAAGATGATTGATGGCAAAACTGCGGCTCTCTTTGATGCATCGGCAAAGATTGGAGGAATAATTGGAACAGACAACCAAGAGTACATACAGGCTCTGTCAAAGTATGGAAGAAACGTTGGGATGGCATTTCAGATTTGGGATGATGTCCTTGACTTAATTGCCGATGAGAAAAAGCTCGGAAAGCCTGTTGGGAGTGACATAAGGAAAGGCAAGAAGACGCTTATAGTTGCTCACTTCTTCCAGCATGCAAGCGAGGAAGATAAAGCCGAATTCTTGAAGGTCTTTGGTAAGTATGCGGGAGATGTTAAGGGCAGGGGCATAATTGAGGAAGACATCAGAGAAGAAGTCAGGAAGGCGATTGAACTGCTCAAGAAATACGGAAGCATTGAATATGCCTCAAGATTTGCCAAAAACTTAGTAAAGGAAGCCAAAGAAGCCTTGAAAGTTCTTCCAGAAAGTGAAGCAAGGAAAAATCTTGAACTGCTCGCTGATTTCATAGTGGAGAGGGAGTATTAG
- a CDS encoding DUF3267 domain-containing protein → MDIPHSLRLNDYEGEIISLAFILFVLSGLVLSPLNFSINFASFWDLLFYLILPLLFVVVVHEALHALTAKLFGAKVEFGISVFGKVNLAPYTAVRTPLRKREWVYVIIAPVLLSIIACILTFALQSSWWGIVFVFNTSGLAGDLLALMIIGKMPDDALIVDEGTVAKATHEFPRISRRTSIMIKILALAVLVYLILNFRVEVVVEK, encoded by the coding sequence GTGGATATCCCTCACTCCCTTCGCTTGAATGATTACGAGGGAGAAATAATTTCGCTGGCTTTCATTTTATTTGTTTTATCTGGTTTAGTTTTGAGTCCGCTGAATTTCAGCATTAACTTTGCATCTTTTTGGGATCTGCTGTTTTATCTAATTCTTCCTTTGCTTTTTGTCGTCGTTGTTCATGAAGCCCTACACGCTTTGACTGCAAAGCTCTTTGGGGCTAAGGTTGAGTTTGGGATTTCAGTTTTTGGAAAAGTGAATTTAGCTCCATATACTGCCGTGAGGACTCCTCTAAGAAAGAGGGAGTGGGTTTATGTTATAATTGCCCCTGTTTTGCTGTCTATCATAGCTTGCATTCTCACATTTGCTTTGCAAAGCTCATGGTGGGGAATTGTTTTTGTTTTTAACACCTCTGGTTTAGCTGGTGATTTGTTGGCCTTGATGATCATCGGTAAAATGCCTGATGACGCTTTGATTGTGGATGAAGGAACTGTTGCAAAAGCTACTCATGAATTTCCGAGGATTTCGAGGAGAACTTCCATAATGATCAAGATTCTTGCTTTGGCTGTTTTGGTGTATTTGATTCTTAACTTTAGGGTTGAGGTTGTTGTGGAGAAGTGA
- a CDS encoding ATP-binding protein: MILKFIDRGEELKALEELYIQNRAHLILIYGRRRIGKTELIKQFIKDKPSFYFLARNEPIELELNRLIRNFNRKFNVFIEAHSLEEFFEKIRDFGRIIFVIDEFPYWVEEDKSIPSVFQYIWDEILKDSQIMLILLGSSISTMESLMSYKNPLYGRRTAQLKLSPIEFFHLKEAFPRYSWEDLVKLYGCIDGIPAYFQHFDDSLSVEENIERNFYNKVSILYEDAERLLKDELREPIDYLNILKAINEGKTKLTEIANETKIAITNLPKYLKTLETLDLIYKEFPITQRERRKFGVYRVKDFYYRFWLRFVYPYKDDIEIGAISFEDFREDFNKYLGEVFEIVARQFLIRLNIKSKLPFKFTKIGRWWDKEKEIDLVTINSITHEAGFFEVKWKELSYKDAMKILKELKEKRKSIKISTKAEHYGLIAKHVDRKEELREKGYLVFDLGDFTSPQQPQP; this comes from the coding sequence ATGATACTAAAATTCATCGATAGAGGAGAAGAACTCAAAGCCCTCGAGGAGCTTTACATTCAAAATAGAGCTCACCTTATCCTAATCTATGGACGCAGAAGAATTGGAAAAACTGAACTGATTAAACAGTTCATAAAAGACAAACCCAGCTTTTATTTCTTAGCAAGAAATGAACCAATAGAACTTGAACTTAATCGTCTAATTCGGAATTTTAACAGAAAGTTTAACGTTTTCATTGAAGCTCATAGCTTAGAGGAGTTCTTTGAAAAAATTAGGGATTTTGGAAGGATCATCTTTGTCATTGATGAGTTTCCATACTGGGTGGAGGAGGACAAATCAATTCCTTCGGTTTTCCAGTACATATGGGATGAAATTTTAAAAGACTCGCAGATTATGCTCATTCTTCTTGGATCTTCAATTTCCACGATGGAAAGCTTAATGAGCTACAAAAATCCCCTTTACGGAAGGAGAACCGCTCAGCTAAAGCTCTCACCTATTGAGTTCTTCCATTTAAAAGAAGCTTTTCCCCGCTATTCGTGGGAGGATCTCGTGAAACTTTATGGATGCATAGACGGAATTCCCGCGTATTTCCAACACTTTGACGACTCGCTGAGCGTTGAAGAAAACATCGAGCGCAATTTTTACAACAAGGTGAGCATCCTTTATGAAGATGCCGAGAGACTTCTAAAAGATGAACTTAGAGAACCAATAGACTATCTAAACATTCTAAAAGCCATCAATGAAGGAAAAACAAAGCTCACGGAGATAGCCAACGAAACCAAGATTGCAATAACAAACCTGCCAAAATACCTGAAAACACTTGAAACACTCGACTTAATTTACAAAGAGTTTCCAATAACACAAAGAGAGCGCAGAAAGTTTGGAGTTTACCGAGTGAAAGACTTTTACTATCGTTTTTGGCTTCGCTTCGTTTATCCCTACAAAGATGACATAGAGATTGGAGCAATAAGCTTTGAAGATTTTAGAGAGGACTTCAATAAGTATCTTGGAGAGGTTTTTGAAATCGTTGCAAGGCAGTTTCTGATTAGACTGAACATTAAAAGTAAGCTCCCCTTCAAGTTCACAAAAATTGGCAGATGGTGGGACAAAGAGAAAGAGATTGACTTGGTGACTATTAATAGCATCACGCACGAAGCGGGCTTCTTTGAGGTCAAATGGAAGGAACTTTCATACAAAGATGCCATGAAAATCTTAAAGGAACTAAAAGAAAAGCGTAAAAGCATTAAAATAAGCACAAAAGCAGAGCATTACGGATTGATTGCAAAACATGTTGATAGGAAAGAAGAACTTAGGGAGAAAGGCTATTTGGTGTTTGACCTTGGTGACTTCACTTCTCCACAACAACCTCAACCCTAA
- the leuS gene encoding leucine--tRNA ligase: MVDFRAIEEKWQRKWNEEKIFEPKIDRNKPKFYITVAFPYLSGHLHVGHARTYTIPDVIARFKRMQGYNVLFPMAWHITGSPIVGIAERIKNRDPQTIFVYRDVYKVPEEILWTFEDPINIVKYFMKAAKETFIRAGFSVDWSREFHTTSLHPQFNAFITWQFLRLKEKGLIVKGAHRVRWDPVVGTPLGDHDLMDGEDVPILEYILIKFILEEDSETIYLPAATLRPETVYGVTNMWLNPNATYVKAKVRYKGKEEMWIVSKEAAYKLSFQDKEIEVLEEFKGEKLIGKWVKNPVTGDEVIILPADFVDPDNATGVVMSVPAHAPFDHAALEDLKRNTEILLKYDIDPRIVENISYISLIELEGYGEFPAVEEAEKLGVKSQEDKEKLEQATKTIYKAEYHKGIFKIEPYKGIPVSKVKDLVAEDMKKKGIADIMYEFAEKNVISRFGNRAVVKIIHDQWFIDYGNPEWKAKAFECLDQMKIIPESRRAQFRAVFDWIEKKACARKIGLGTPLPWDPEWVIESLSDSTIYMAYYTISRAINKYGIKGEQLIPELFDYIFLEERSEEKEKELSEKTGIPAEVIKEMKDEFEYWYPLDWRCSAKDLIPNHLTFFVFNHVAIFDKKYWPKGIAVNGYGTLEGKKMSKSKGNVLNFIDAINENGADVVRLYIMSLAEHDSDFDWRSKEVSKLKGQLERFYELISEFAEYDAKPVGLRDIDKWMLHRLNKAIEGATKALEEFRTRTAVQWAFYSILNDLRWYMRRTEGRDDEAKRYVLRTLAEVWVRLMAPFTPHICEELWEKLGGDGFVSLAKWPKPNPEWWNETIELEENYIKSLIEDIKEIIRVAKLEDAKKAYIYTAPEWKWRIAEIVAEKRDFKAVMSEVMRDPEMRKKGKEVANLVNKLIKERAFEIKRIDEEKALREAKDFIEKELGLEIIINPEEDKGGKAKQAMPMKPAVFIE; this comes from the coding sequence ATGGTAGATTTTAGGGCTATTGAGGAGAAGTGGCAGAGGAAGTGGAACGAAGAGAAAATCTTTGAGCCAAAGATAGATAGAAATAAGCCAAAGTTCTACATCACAGTTGCTTTCCCATACCTATCAGGGCATCTGCACGTTGGACACGCAAGGACGTACACAATCCCAGATGTTATAGCGAGATTCAAGAGAATGCAGGGCTATAATGTCCTGTTCCCAATGGCATGGCACATCACAGGTTCTCCAATAGTTGGAATTGCTGAAAGAATTAAGAATAGGGATCCTCAGACGATTTTCGTTTACAGAGATGTTTACAAAGTGCCGGAAGAAATTCTGTGGACGTTTGAAGACCCAATAAACATCGTCAAATACTTCATGAAAGCGGCAAAAGAGACATTCATTAGGGCTGGATTCAGTGTTGACTGGAGTAGAGAATTCCACACAACTTCACTGCATCCACAGTTTAACGCCTTCATAACTTGGCAGTTCTTGAGGCTGAAAGAGAAAGGGCTGATAGTTAAAGGAGCACACAGGGTTAGATGGGATCCCGTAGTTGGCACTCCGCTCGGTGACCACGATTTAATGGATGGAGAAGATGTTCCAATTTTAGAGTACATTCTGATTAAGTTCATCTTGGAGGAGGATAGTGAAACTATATACTTACCAGCTGCAACACTGAGGCCAGAGACAGTTTACGGAGTAACCAACATGTGGCTGAACCCTAATGCCACATATGTCAAAGCTAAAGTGAGATACAAAGGGAAGGAAGAGATGTGGATAGTCAGTAAAGAAGCAGCATATAAGCTGAGCTTCCAAGATAAAGAGATTGAAGTCTTGGAGGAGTTCAAGGGGGAGAAGCTGATAGGCAAGTGGGTTAAGAATCCCGTCACTGGAGATGAGGTAATAATTCTGCCAGCAGATTTCGTAGATCCAGATAATGCAACCGGTGTCGTTATGAGCGTCCCAGCGCATGCTCCATTTGATCATGCCGCCTTGGAAGATTTAAAGAGAAACACAGAAATCCTGTTGAAGTATGACATCGACCCAAGGATCGTCGAGAACATCTCGTACATCTCGCTGATTGAGCTGGAAGGCTACGGCGAGTTCCCAGCAGTTGAGGAAGCAGAAAAATTGGGAGTAAAAAGTCAAGAGGATAAAGAAAAGCTGGAGCAGGCAACAAAAACAATATACAAGGCTGAATACCATAAGGGCATCTTCAAGATTGAGCCGTACAAGGGCATTCCAGTCAGCAAAGTTAAGGATTTAGTTGCCGAAGATATGAAGAAGAAAGGAATCGCCGACATCATGTATGAATTTGCCGAAAAGAACGTTATTTCAAGATTTGGAAACAGGGCTGTGGTTAAGATAATCCACGACCAGTGGTTCATTGACTATGGAAACCCAGAGTGGAAAGCTAAGGCTTTTGAGTGCTTGGATCAGATGAAGATAATTCCAGAGTCAAGGAGAGCTCAGTTTAGAGCTGTGTTTGATTGGATAGAGAAGAAGGCATGTGCCAGAAAGATTGGGCTGGGGACTCCGCTACCCTGGGATCCAGAATGGGTGATTGAGAGCTTGAGTGATTCGACGATTTACATGGCTTACTACACAATTTCAAGAGCCATTAACAAGTACGGTATTAAAGGAGAGCAGCTGATTCCAGAGCTGTTCGATTACATTTTCTTAGAAGAGAGGAGCGAAGAGAAAGAGAAAGAGCTGAGTGAAAAGACTGGAATTCCAGCAGAGGTCATCAAGGAAATGAAAGATGAGTTCGAATACTGGTATCCGCTGGACTGGAGATGCTCTGCCAAAGATTTAATTCCAAATCACCTGACGTTCTTTGTCTTCAACCACGTGGCAATCTTTGACAAGAAGTACTGGCCAAAGGGAATAGCCGTCAACGGCTATGGAACGCTGGAAGGCAAAAAGATGAGTAAGAGCAAAGGAAACGTGCTGAACTTCATTGATGCAATAAATGAGAACGGAGCCGATGTCGTAAGGTTATACATAATGAGCCTGGCTGAGCATGACAGCGACTTTGACTGGAGGAGCAAAGAGGTATCAAAGCTGAAAGGACAGCTGGAGAGGTTCTATGAGCTGATAAGCGAATTTGCAGAGTATGACGCAAAACCAGTTGGGCTGAGAGACATTGACAAGTGGATGCTGCACCGCCTAAATAAGGCGATTGAGGGGGCAACTAAAGCCTTGGAGGAGTTCAGAACAAGGACTGCTGTCCAGTGGGCATTCTACAGCATATTAAACGACTTGAGATGGTACATGAGGAGAACTGAAGGCAGAGACGACGAAGCAAAGCGCTATGTCTTGAGAACACTGGCAGAGGTATGGGTTCGCTTGATGGCACCGTTTACACCTCATATCTGTGAGGAGCTATGGGAAAAGTTGGGCGGAGATGGATTTGTCAGCTTGGCTAAATGGCCCAAGCCAAATCCGGAGTGGTGGAATGAGACAATAGAGCTGGAAGAGAATTACATTAAATCACTGATTGAGGACATTAAGGAAATCATAAGGGTTGCAAAGCTTGAGGATGCAAAAAAAGCTTACATCTACACAGCTCCAGAGTGGAAGTGGAGAATAGCGGAGATTGTTGCAGAGAAGAGGGACTTCAAGGCCGTAATGAGCGAAGTTATGAGAGACCCAGAGATGAGAAAGAAGGGCAAAGAAGTGGCAAACCTGGTGAACAAGCTGATAAAAGAGAGGGCTTTTGAGATAAAGCGCATTGATGAGGAGAAAGCATTGAGAGAAGCGAAAGACTTCATCGAAAAGGAGCTTGGCTTAGAAATAATCATTAATCCAGAGGAGGACAAAGGTGGAAAAGCTAAACAGGCAATGCCAATGAAGCCTGCAGTGTTTATTGAGTGA
- a CDS encoding 50S ribosomal protein L15e, translating into MGMYKYIREAWKSPKKSYVGQLLKVRMIKWRREPSVVRIERPTRLDRARSLGYQAKQGYVIVRVRVRRGGRKRPRWRGGRKPSKMGMVKYSPKKSLQWIAEEKAARKFPNLEVLNSYWVGEDGMYKWFEVIMVDPHHPVIKSDPKIAWIAMKVHKGRVFRGLTSAGKKSRGLRNKGKGAEKVRPSIRANKGKGK; encoded by the coding sequence ATGGGAATGTACAAATATATTAGGGAAGCTTGGAAGAGCCCGAAGAAAAGCTATGTTGGACAGCTTTTGAAGGTTAGAATGATTAAGTGGAGAAGAGAGCCAAGCGTTGTTAGGATTGAGAGACCAACAAGGCTTGATAGAGCCAGGAGCTTAGGGTATCAGGCAAAGCAGGGTTATGTAATTGTTAGGGTTAGAGTTAGGAGAGGAGGAAGAAAGAGGCCCAGGTGGAGGGGCGGTAGAAAGCCAAGCAAGATGGGTATGGTCAAGTATTCACCCAAAAAGAGCCTCCAATGGATTGCCGAGGAAAAGGCAGCGAGAAAGTTCCCCAACCTTGAGGTGCTCAACTCCTACTGGGTTGGCGAAGATGGAATGTACAAGTGGTTTGAGGTTATAATGGTTGACCCACACCATCCAGTCATCAAGTCTGATCCTAAGATAGCCTGGATTGCAATGAAGGTTCACAAGGGCAGAGTCTTTAGAGGTCTCACAAGCGCAGGTAAGAAGTCAAGAGGACTTAGAAACAAGGGTAAGGGTGCTGAGAAAGTCAGACCAAGCATCAGAGCAAACAAGGGTAAGGGTAAGTGA
- a CDS encoding RNA-binding protein, with product MAKLQAHSVKIRTFIHATEDPEKVLEALETLFPEDLSPQDVDFEIIETEGYFGNPILVMDAEIKRSKNVRKFLENLKALLSEEDKAYLMEHAEEKVDETGTFYIRFDKQRAYLGEVKVTEGEDVIHVRIKVKAFPMKKESVVRSVKEWLSE from the coding sequence ATGGCAAAGCTTCAAGCTCATAGTGTAAAGATTAGGACATTTATTCATGCAACTGAAGATCCTGAGAAAGTGCTGGAGGCTTTGGAAACTCTATTTCCGGAGGATTTGTCACCTCAAGATGTAGACTTCGAGATAATTGAAACAGAGGGTTACTTTGGAAACCCGATCCTCGTCATGGATGCAGAAATTAAGAGAAGCAAAAATGTAAGAAAATTCCTCGAGAACCTCAAAGCTCTGCTTAGTGAGGAGGACAAAGCCTACCTCATGGAACATGCTGAAGAGAAAGTCGATGAGACTGGAACCTTCTACATTCGCTTTGATAAGCAGAGAGCATACTTAGGAGAGGTTAAAGTAACTGAGGGAGAAGACGTAATACATGTGAGAATTAAGGTCAAAGCTTTTCCAATGAAGAAAGAAAGCGTTGTAAGATCGGTTAAGGAGTGGCTGAGCGAATGA
- a CDS encoding Ribonuclease P protein component 3, producing MKFIEMDIRDERAYELAEEWYDEVVFTKKLLLNGSPDYEKLKDELRELKKKYGKVALLVITNKPSLIRELKNRNLRALIYVQGGNMKINRFALEIGVDALISPEFGRKDNGFDHVLAKIAAKNDVAIGFSISQLLKANLYGRANILRFMMKNWQLVDKYRVPRFLTSSAESKWEVRAPRDLMSLGVVIGMEISQAKASVGFYPERIVKRI from the coding sequence ATGAAGTTCATTGAGATGGATATCAGGGATGAGAGAGCTTACGAGTTGGCTGAGGAGTGGTATGATGAGGTTGTCTTTACAAAAAAGCTTCTATTAAACGGCAGTCCAGACTATGAAAAACTGAAAGATGAACTCAGAGAGCTCAAGAAAAAATACGGCAAAGTTGCTCTTCTCGTGATTACAAATAAACCCTCACTAATTAGAGAACTCAAAAACCGTAATCTTAGGGCCTTAATCTATGTCCAGGGAGGCAATATGAAGATTAACCGATTTGCTCTTGAAATTGGGGTTGATGCCCTCATAAGTCCAGAATTTGGGAGGAAAGATAACGGATTTGACCATGTTCTTGCGAAAATTGCCGCTAAGAATGATGTTGCAATTGGCTTTTCTATATCTCAGCTTTTGAAGGCAAATCTATATGGGAGGGCTAATATTTTGAGATTTATGATGAAGAACTGGCAGCTCGTTGATAAATATAGGGTTCCAAGATTCCTTACATCATCGGCGGAGAGTAAATGGGAAGTTAGGGCTCCGAGAGATTTAATGAGCCTTGGAGTTGTTATAGGGATGGAGATTTCTCAAGCAAAGGCTTCAGTTGGTTTTTATCCTGAAAGAATTGTAAAGAGAATTTAA